One genomic segment of Streptomyces sp. NBC_00239 includes these proteins:
- a CDS encoding DUF5703 family protein: MPEYEFVDVYVPRGVTRKEATRLLTDHAEYGNWELDRLTLRRDGSRRVRLRRRIIRQLRPTW, encoded by the coding sequence ATGCCGGAATACGAATTTGTCGACGTGTACGTGCCCCGCGGTGTGACGCGCAAGGAGGCGACCCGTCTGCTGACCGACCATGCGGAGTACGGGAATTGGGAGCTGGACCGGCTGACGCTGCGCCGGGACGGCAGCCGCCGGGTGCGGCTGCGCCGCCGGATCATCCGCCAGCTGCGTCCCACATGGTGA
- a CDS encoding chaplin gives MIKKVAAVAAATGGLVLAGAGLASADAGAQGAAIGSPGVLSGNVVQVPVHVPINVCGNTVNVIGLLNPAFGNTCVNA, from the coding sequence ATGATCAAGAAGGTTGCCGCCGTCGCGGCCGCCACTGGTGGCCTGGTTCTCGCGGGTGCGGGGCTGGCTTCCGCCGACGCCGGCGCCCAGGGTGCTGCCATCGGCTCCCCCGGCGTGCTCTCGGGCAACGTCGTCCAGGTCCCCGTCCACGTTCCCATCAACGTGTGCGGCAACACGGTCAACGTGATCGGCCTGCTGAACCCGGCCTTCGGCAACACCTGCGTCAACGCCTGA
- a CDS encoding M20/M25/M40 family metallo-hydrolase, with protein MSDSNTGRTGSGEDEVVGLCSDLIRIDTSNYGDHSGPGERKAAEYVAEKLAEVGLEPQIIESHKGRASTVARIEGEDPSRPALLIHGHTDVVPANAADWTHHPFSGEVADGCVWGRGAVDMKDMDAMTLAVVRERMRSGRKPPRDIVLAFLADEEAGGLYGARHLVDKHAGLFDGVTEAIGEVGGFSFTVNENLRLYLVETAQKGMHWMRLTVEGTAGHGSMTNNDNAITELCEAVGRLGRHTWPVRVTKTVRSFLDELSDALGTELDPENMDETLAKLGGIAKMVGATLRNSAAPTMLGAGYKVNVIPGEAVAHVDGRFLPGYEQEFLADLDRLLGPRVKREDVHADKALETGFDGRLVDAMQTALVAEDPIARAVPYMLSGGTDAKSFDDLGIRCFGFAPLQLPPELDFAGMFHGVDERVPVDGLKFGVRVLDRFIDNC; from the coding sequence GTGAGCGATTCGAACACGGGCAGGACCGGGTCCGGCGAGGACGAGGTCGTCGGGCTCTGCAGTGACCTCATCCGGATCGACACCAGCAACTACGGCGACCACTCCGGGCCGGGGGAGCGCAAGGCGGCGGAGTACGTCGCGGAGAAGCTCGCCGAGGTCGGCCTGGAGCCGCAGATCATCGAGTCCCACAAGGGCCGCGCCTCCACGGTGGCCCGCATCGAGGGCGAGGACCCCTCGCGGCCGGCGCTGCTCATCCACGGCCACACCGACGTGGTGCCGGCCAACGCGGCCGACTGGACGCACCACCCGTTCTCCGGCGAGGTGGCCGACGGCTGCGTCTGGGGCCGCGGCGCGGTGGACATGAAGGACATGGACGCGATGACCCTCGCGGTCGTACGGGAGCGGATGCGCAGCGGTCGCAAGCCCCCGCGCGACATCGTCCTGGCCTTCCTCGCCGACGAGGAGGCGGGCGGCCTGTACGGCGCCCGGCACCTGGTCGACAAGCACGCCGGCCTGTTCGACGGCGTCACGGAGGCCATCGGTGAGGTCGGCGGCTTCTCGTTCACCGTCAACGAGAACCTGCGCCTCTACCTGGTGGAGACCGCCCAGAAGGGCATGCACTGGATGCGGCTCACGGTGGAGGGCACCGCCGGCCACGGGTCGATGACGAACAACGACAACGCGATCACCGAGCTGTGCGAGGCGGTGGGCCGCCTCGGCCGGCACACCTGGCCGGTGCGGGTGACCAAGACCGTCCGGTCGTTCCTGGACGAGCTCTCGGACGCGCTCGGCACCGAGCTCGACCCCGAGAACATGGACGAGACCCTCGCCAAGCTCGGCGGCATCGCCAAGATGGTCGGCGCCACGCTGCGCAACTCGGCCGCGCCGACGATGCTCGGCGCCGGCTACAAGGTCAACGTGATCCCCGGCGAGGCCGTGGCGCACGTGGACGGCCGCTTCCTGCCCGGCTACGAGCAGGAGTTCCTCGCCGACCTGGACCGGCTGCTCGGCCCCCGGGTCAAGCGCGAGGACGTGCACGCCGACAAGGCCCTGGAGACCGGCTTCGACGGCCGGCTGGTCGACGCCATGCAGACGGCCCTGGTCGCCGAGGACCCGATCGCGCGCGCGGTGCCGTACATGCTCTCGGGCGGTACGGACGCGAAGTCCTTCGACGACCTCGGCATCCGCTGCTTCGGCTTCGCGCCGCTGCAGCTGCCGCCGGAGCTGGACTTCGCGGGCATGTTCCACGGCGTCGACGAGCGGGTGCCGGTCGACGGCCTGAAGTTCGGCGTACGCGTTCTGGACCGATTCATCGACAACTGCTGA
- a CDS encoding chaplin family protein, with product MRQVTRITRVTRKTLITVAAAGGVLALGGGYAQADAGAAGGTSDSPGVLSGNTVQAPVHAPVNACGNTVSVIGILNPAFGNHCANTGDGRHGRPGAQAQGGAHDSPGVGSGNTVQAPVEVPVNACGNTVSVVGLLNPALGNDCANTAHGKPGHPGTPGKPGHPGTPGKPGHPGTPGKPGHPGEPGKPGHPGTPGKPGQHAEPGRPGHPGTPGQPGKPGTSGTGTGEGAHGSDAGSRGETVTRGGALAHTGADGALGVVLPIGGGMLLAGAVLYRRARAAA from the coding sequence ATGCGACAGGTCACCAGGATCACCAGGGTCACCCGGAAGACGCTGATCACCGTGGCGGCCGCGGGAGGTGTCCTCGCTCTCGGCGGGGGATACGCCCAGGCCGACGCCGGCGCCGCCGGGGGCACGTCGGACTCGCCGGGCGTACTGTCCGGCAACACCGTCCAGGCGCCGGTCCACGCACCGGTCAACGCCTGCGGGAACACCGTCTCCGTGATCGGGATCCTCAATCCGGCCTTCGGGAACCACTGCGCGAACACCGGGGACGGCCGCCACGGCCGGCCGGGCGCGCAGGCCCAGGGGGGCGCACACGATTCGCCGGGCGTGGGATCCGGCAACACCGTCCAGGCGCCCGTCGAGGTGCCGGTGAACGCCTGCGGGAACACCGTCTCGGTGGTCGGGCTCCTCAACCCGGCCCTCGGCAACGACTGCGCGAACACCGCCCACGGCAAGCCCGGCCACCCGGGCACGCCGGGCAAGCCGGGACACCCGGGAACACCCGGCAAGCCCGGCCACCCCGGTACGCCCGGAAAGCCGGGACACCCCGGTGAGCCCGGCAAGCCCGGCCACCCGGGAACGCCGGGGAAGCCCGGACAGCACGCTGAACCCGGCAGGCCCGGTCACCCGGGTACGCCCGGACAGCCCGGCAAGCCCGGCACCTCGGGCACGGGCACGGGCGAGGGGGCGCACGGCTCGGACGCGGGCTCCCGCGGCGAGACGGTGACGCGGGGCGGCGCCCTCGCGCACACCGGCGCCGACGGCGCCCTCGGCGTCGTCCTGCCCATCGGCGGCGGCATGCTGCTCGCCGGCGCCGTGCTCTACCGGCGCGCCCGCGCCGCCGCCTGA